The Anomaloglossus baeobatrachus isolate aAnoBae1 chromosome 10, aAnoBae1.hap1, whole genome shotgun sequence genome has a segment encoding these proteins:
- the LOC142255429 gene encoding L-lactate dehydrogenase A chain yields MASTKEKLIHNVVPEAAVCQNKVTIVGVGAVGMACAISVLQKDLADELALVDVIEDKLKGEMMDLQHGSLFLRTPKIVSGKDYSVTANSKLVVVTAGARQQEGESRLNLVQRNVNIFKFIIPNIVKHSPNCILLVVSNPVDVLTYVAWKISGFPKHRVIGSGCNLDSARFRYLMGEKLGIHSLSCHGWVIGEHGDSSVPVWSGVNVAGVSLKTLNPDMGADGDKENWKEVHKQVVDSAYEVIKLKGYTSWAIGLSVADLAETTLKNLRRVHPISTMVKGMYGIKEDVFLSIPSVLGNQGITDVVNMTLKPDEEERLRKSADTLWSIQKELQF; encoded by the exons ATGGCAAGTACCAAGGAGAAGCTGATCCACAATGTGGTGCCCGAGGCGGCCGTCTGCCAGAATAAGGTCACCATTGTCGGCGTCGGTGCAGTCGGCATGGCCTGTGCCATCAGCGTCCTGCAGAAG GATTTGGCGGATGAACTTGCTCTGGTTGATGTGATCGAAGACAAACTGAAGGGTGAAATGATGGATTTACAACATGGCAGCCTCTTCCTGCGGACTCCTAAGATTGTGTCCGGGAAAG ATTACAGTGTCACAGCCAATTCCAAGCTGGTGGTGGTCACAGCCGGAGCCCGTCAGCAAGAAGGAGAGAGCCGCCTGAACCTGGTGCAGCGCAACGTCAACATCTTCAAATTTATCATTCCTAATATTGTAAAGCACAGTCCGAACTGCATCCTGCTGGTTGTTTCCAATCCCG TTGATGTCTTGACCTACGTAGCCTGGAAAATCAGCGGCTTCCCCAAGCACCGTGTCATCGGCAGTGGCTGTAACCTGGACTCTGCTCGTTTCCGCTACCTCATGGGAGAGAAGTTGGGCATTCACTCCCTGAGCTGTCACGGCTGGGTCATCGGTGAACATGGAGACTCCAGCG TGCCCGTCTGGAGTGGGGTGAATGTGGCCGGAGTCTCTCTGAAGACCCTGAATCCTGACATGGGAGCAGACGGCGATAAGGAAAACTGGAAGGAGGTTCACAAACAAGTAGTGGACAG TGCTTATGAAGTGATCAAGCTGAAGGGGTACACCTCCTGGGCCATCGGCCTGTCAGTCGCAGATCTCGCAGAAACCACTTTAAAGAACCTCAGACGTGTTCATCCTATTTCCACAATGGTGAAG GGAATGTACGGCATAAAGGAGGACGTCTTCCTTAGCATCCCATCCGTTTTGGGTAACCAGGGCATCACGGATGTGGTGAACATGACCCTAAAGCCTGATGAAGAGGAGCGTCTCAGGAAGAGCGCAGACACTCTCTGGTCTATCCAGAAGGAGCTGCAGTTTTAA